From Plasmodium brasilianum strain Bolivian I chromosome 5, whole genome shotgun sequence, the proteins below share one genomic window:
- a CDS encoding SET domain protein: MKGKNIKKNTSGNGKVENDINNSVNCSGSNINISNSSNSNNNNNSSNNSSNNSSNNSSSNNIVTLKNNNKGLKMNENKDGNDTATNLNILEEEHLYEGSENENNLKKYNEKILKGKLVNPRNKYVKTSQKKEIENDDGKVNNLFGNNNNYSTYASEETNNKKQEVDINGNLKYNFNANCPSYGGEEILKQSNVNVSSSDANTVHMSCLDASRVDVNGVDVNGVDVNGVDENGVDENGVDMKAIHFNSADFKAIDANNIHWSNVGGNNIARRSTDKNTSTGNKVEDINGVCVNNNNDHSCNNNCNINSNMNNNVNSNSSDIISGRTNNNTGIGNGSINNSGDASNILINSCRSDELNDPGGTSNKVKCSVVGDNEEIVKVRKRGNPNFLKKEYRAKNNIGAVNKDDHNDNKKENGSNNLFSSNNMVALNKVGRKKGRREKKMSKGSNSFRINSNLRDYNNEQFEKGISERVGERRKRKLRRGRIKQKRRRNTRKKILRSSLRNINNSNNNSNNNNSSISGSKYKYDQGYVGNINKKENKSKLTENYYNNVNDMNNKFSNINISKHFFLKMDDDNSSKNSSVSFCLNNKCFQKKIIILDENENNDISFVNEVKKRYLTDDENAIFLNLVREEHMKRFNFTDSLSSKDSLVEQFMLYNLFSYDIAILKSSLKFIYTFCLFKNLRLYYQIQNKNIYIDEKAISNCRIKDNLIDTHSIILAMFDNYYKNINKQKIPIADFINSYYFNIHNIKFAKKNVQSNKTYDDIILPEKDNRKISTMYKNRPYLYSSYSNDENECNSAMRKSALKETTNKIEKNSAFLKNSPKEGEHHDVNIGRNGNELVEHAVEEVDNKESSYIDAVHKLPDGADENKQLDRFHVCSSAKGTGEAKEVIPEVVKEEVVISISDSPQISRGKNENSKNGVCGTIDTSTENGNFDYNDITGVGKKDNELSLKKKDTSCKIEETEKNEILNNEKNKLCVSSEQKESSHISDDDMTDEKKDFLNCEGKRRKLFSSDEEENNAYVYKKQKMLSENEGKTANLNKECFQRNHNEYHSVNKKEEKDEHEYSVINEDVVMMKYCKSERGENDERGEKIDLTENGKKDKSKDNFEANYHKKDVHMNSAAEEWGKCKREEKKIPVLLPKCEDVMNNNSEGNRVSVEFDSDKNKYEDAEIKKKEEYSKDIVKKKGVQKNSESTGEYKKKLILRNRNVKEKKEIKQISNNNNNSNNVPIKRGRKKFFCNNNLSLMKNRRRRGRIPRGKKSSEKGKKNKLQQQQYQHQHYQQQQKKKKKREEGCYPEDVNELENVNVMLLERIKNNYKMIMQNDKLNKKNRNGEDYYCYGNDGEMEGKMNKSKINRMKSFNEYNHVYNSKNNDTNGNNKKDTIGNNDSNSSNDGGTNYNNNVNSGNIGSNSNNSNNNNISCSKDNYNSYNFNYGYNYYNGNEMTDKEKRYMLTVDSLYSNNFNILDIKVNTHFSHNYHISLFFLCKYTSYNLFLHPINKNEHIVSSIILNSKNDVLTDNGNFFVLRYLLSFLSNKISSLRKCYANALYNSYLLQMPIRIFRHNNLETKYSPNYGIRYDGIYKIVNAYTINDYSTSEYKRDILYFFKRLYVDKCFIPNNCRIFDNRNERKKYLIEKNSVSINVFLNKEIVMTLTVPYLKNYKSTTFTNFNHIYKFIRKKCINEKLATEWIKTDVKMYEECKKRLKEEVVHSAASGEKIKNDTTQQVDAIEDQSNCVLLHTSDNEKNILMNNNHSNREDYSNECGIIADKKFGWGNKQDDNTKTTQLYPNSEKEFNGEGRLTNYGALAGREEHISEEKLNKENKCHNDENKSKNLINEFPFWCLGKYLPLVLILETLNFEKEINENQRVKMKNLKNLDISIKRTEIPINCELAKRPAHLFIPIKSKEAISAYIELKKPFCDSWNPYEDLSAGKEKFEIPVENVVDDALPPMNFTYVNKTIFFSRLPPYNLLPLCSGCAPQNYNKKEFDEIYINGYCKGLRHKRTNRIYCDGNKNYDINDFNVLAACSGNCLCDPSKCTNVFPEGLHYPVKVVKTRDIGWDIVSCSYIKANSLIMHYVGEITTRKEMISREHEYDKKGYFNYFIETAEVDETYPDDWKIPCIDALFISNVARFLNHSCEPNVNVITIWRGDNYPSVGIFASRDIKPDEPLKYHYGINYKNIKCMCHSKKCKGYIG, from the coding sequence atgaagggaaagaatattaaaaagaatacaaGTGGAAATGGAAAAGTAGAAAATGACATAAACAACAGTGTTAATTGTAGTGGTAGTAATATTAACAttagtaatagtagtaacagtaataataataataatagtagtaataatagtagtaataatagtagtaataatagtagtagtaataatattgttaCTTTGAAGAATAACAATAAAGGATTGAAAATGAACGAAAATAAGGATGGAAATGATACAGCAACAAATTTAAATATCTTAGAAGAGGAACACTTGTATGAAGGTAGCGAGAATGAAaacaacttaaaaaaatacaatgaaaaaatactaaaaggAAAACTAGTGAATCcaagaaataaatatgtaaaaactAGTCAAAAGAAAGAAATCGAAAATGATGATGGAAaagttaataatttatttggtaataataacaattacAGCACGTATGCTTCAGaagaaacaaataataaaaagcaaGAGGTTGACATAAATGGCAACTTGAAATATAACTTTAACGCAAATTGCCCAAGTTATGGGGGCGAAGAAATACTTAAACAAAGCAATGTTAATGTAAGTAGTAGTGACGCTAATACTGTTCATATGAGTTGCCTTGATGCGAGCCGCGTTGATGTGAATGGCGTTGATGTGAATGGCGTTGATGTGAATGGCGTTGATGAGAATGGTGTTGATGAGAATGGTGTTGATATGAAAGCCATTCACTTCAACTCGGCTGATTTTAAAGCTATTGATGCGAATAACATTCACTGGAGCAATGTTGGAGGTAACAATATTGCAAGAAGAAGCACGGATAAGAATACATCAACTGGAAACAAAGTGGAAGATATTAATGGAGTatgtgttaataataataacgatCATAGCTGTAACAATAACTGCAACATTAACAGCAACATGAACAACAATGTTAACAGTAACAGTAGCGATATTATTAGTGGGCGCACTAACAATAATACCGGTATTGGAAACGGTAGCATAAACAACAGTGGTGATGCTAGTAACATCCTTATTAACAGTTGTCGCAGTGACGAACTGAATGACCCAGGCGGTACAAGCAACAAAGTTAAGTGCAGTGTTGTAGGAGATAACGAAGAGATTGTTAAAGTGAGAAAAAGAGGTAATCCAAATTTCttgaaaaaggaatatagGGCGAAAAACAATATTGGAGCTGTTAACAAAGATGATCataatgataacaaaaaAGAGAACGGAAGTAACAACTTATTTAGTAGTAACAATATGGTAGCTTTAAACAAAGTAGGTAGAAAAAAAGGAcggagagaaaaaaaaatgtcaaAAGGTAGTAATTCATTTCGCATTAATAGTAATTTAAGAGATTATAATAACGAGCAATTTGAAAAGGGTATTAGTGAAAGAGTGGgtgaaagaagaaaaagaaaattacgCCGGGGAAGGATAAAAcagaaaagaagaagaaacaCACGCAAGAAAATACTACGTTCTTCACTAAGAAATAtcaataacagtaataataatagtaataataataatagtagtattAGTGgcagtaaatataaatatgatcaAGGATATGTAgggaatataaataaaaaggaaaataaaagtaagttaacagaaaattattataacaatgtgaacgatatgaataataaattttcgaatataaatatttcaaaacatttttttcttaaaatggATGATGATAATTCAAGTAAGAATAGTTCAgtttctttttgtttaaataataaatgttttcaaaaaaaaattattatattagatgaaaatgaaaataatgatatatctTTTGTTAATGAAGTTAAGAAAAGATATTTAACAGATGATGAAaatgctatttttttaaatttagtgCGTGAAGAACATATGAAAAGATTCAATTTTACTGATTCATTATCTAGTAAAGATTCGTTAGTAGAAcaatttatgttatataatttattttcttacgATATTGCAATTTTAAAGAGCTCCttaaagtttatatataccttttgtttatttaaaaatttacgattatattatcaaatacaaaacaaaaatatatatatagatgaaAAAGCTATTTCAAATTGTAGAATTAAAGATAATTTAATTGACACTCATTCTATTATTTTAGCTATGTttgataattattataaaaatattaacaagcAAAAAATACCTATAGCtgattttataaattccTACTACTTtaacatacataatataaaatttgcaaaaaaaaatgtgcaatCTAATAAAACATATGACGATATTATTTTACCCGAAAAggataatagaaaaattagcactatgtataaaaatagacCATATTTATACTCTAGTTATTCGAATGACGAAAACGAGTGTAACAGTGCTATGCGTAAAAGTGCTCTAAAGGAAActacaaataaaatagagaAGAACTCTGCGTTCCTAAAGAATTCCCCAAAGGAGGGTGAACACCATGACGTTAACATTGGTAGGAATGGGAATGAATTAGTAGAACATGCTGTGGAAGAAGTAGACAATAAGGAAAGTAGTTATATCGACGCGGTCCATAAACTCCCAGATGGAGCAGATGAAAATAAACAACTTGATCGCTTTCATGTGTGTAGTAGTGCAAAAGGAACAGGAGAAGCGAAAGAGGTCATTCCTGAAGTGGTAAAGGAAGAAGTAGTTATCTCCATTTCAGATTCACCACAAATAAGCAGAGGAAAGAACGAAAACAGTAAGAATGGTGTTTGCGGTACTATTGACACTAGTACAGAGAATGGAAACTTTGATTACAATGATATTACAGGCGTAGGAAAGAAAGATAATGAATTATctttgaaaaagaaagataCAAGTTGCAAAATTGaggaaacagaaaaaaatgaaattttaaataatgaaaaaaacaaattatgtGTTTCTAGTGAACAAAAGGAAAGTTCGCATATTAGTGATGATGACATGActgatgaaaaaaaggattttCTTAATTGTGAAGgaaagagaagaaaattattttcgaGCGATGAGGAGGAAAACAatgcatatgtttataaGAAGCAGAAGATGTTATCCGAAAATGAAGGAAAAACTGCTAACTTGAACAAAGAGTGTTTTCAACGTAACCATAATGAATATCATTcggttaataaaaaagaggaaaaggaTGAGCATGAATATAGTGTAATAAATGAGGATGTGGTAATGATGAAATATTGTAAGAGTGAAAGGGGTGAAAATGACGAAAGGGGCGAAAAAATCGACTTAACTGAAAATGGTAAGAAAGATAAGAGTAAAGACAATTTTGAAGCAAATTATCATAAGAAAGATGTACATATGAACAGTGCGGCAGAAGAATGGGGAAAATGCAaaagggaagaaaaaaaaattcctgtGTTATTACCAAAATGTGAAGAtgttatgaataataatagtgaGGGGAATCGCGTCTCTGTTGAGTTTGATAGCGATAAGAACAAATATGAGGATgctgaaataaaaaaaaaagaggaatatAGTAAAGATATTGTTAAAAAGAAAGGAGTTCAAAAAAACAGTGAATCAACGggagaatataaaaaaaagttgatattaagaaataggaatgtgaaagaaaagaaggaaattaaacaaattagtaataataataataatagtaataatgtaCCTATTAAAAGGGGGAGGAAGAAATTTTTCTGTAATAATAATCTTTCTCTAATGAAGAACAGACGTAGAAGGGGCCGAATACCTAGGGGTAAGAAGAGTTCAGAGAAgggcaaaaaaaataaattacaacaACAGCAATATCAACATCAGCATTATCAACAGCagcagaagaaaaaaaaaaagagagaggAAGGGTGCTACCCGGAAGATGTAAATGAGCttgaaaatgtaaatgtgATGCTTTtagaaagaataaaaaataattataaaatgattatGCAGAATGATAaacttaataaaaagaatagaaATGGAGAggattattactgttatggTAATGATGGAGAGATGGAGGGAAAAATGAACAAGTCAAAAATTAACAGAATGAAATCTTTTAATGAGTACAACCACGTGTACAACAGTAAAAACAATGATACtaatggaaataataaaaaagatactATTGGTAATAATGATAGTAACAGTAGTAATGACGGGGGTActaattataataacaatgtTAACAGTGGTAATATCGGTAGTAACagcaataatagtaataataataatattagttgTAGCAAAGATAATTACAATAGCTACAATTTTAACTATGGCTATAACTACTATAATGGGAATGAAATGACGGATAAGGAAAAGAGGTATATGTTAACAGTAGACTCATTATATAGCAACAACTTCAACATTTTAGATATAAAGGTTAATACGCATTTTTCTCATAATTatcatatttctttattttttttgtgtaaatatacatcatataatttgtttttacatccaataaataaaaatgaacatatcGTTTCTTCAATTATATTGAATTCAAAAAATGATGTACTAACAGATAATGGTAATTTTTTCGTGTTAAGATATTTATTGTCCTTTTTAAGTAACAAAATATCAAGTCTTAGAAAATGTTATGCTAATgcattatataattcttatttattacaaaTGCCTATAAGAATTTTTCGtcataataatttagaaaCAAAATATAGTCCAAACTACGGTATAAGATATGATggtatatacaaaatagtTAATGCATATACGATAAATGATTATTCTACTTCTGAATATAAGAGGGAtattctttacttttttaaaagacTATATGTGGACAAATGTTTTATTCCAAATAATTGTCGTATTTTTGATAATAGaaatgaaaggaaaaaatatcttATTGAGAAAAATTCTGTGTCAATTAAtgtctttttaaataaagaaatagtTATGACCTTAACTGTTCCTTacttgaaaaattataaatctACTACTTTTACCAActttaatcatatatataaatttataagaaaaaaatgtattaatgaGAAATTGGCTACAGAATGGATCAAAACAGATGTGAAAATGTATGAAGAATGTAAGAAAAGACTTAAAGAAGAAGTAGTTCATAGTGCTGCTTCTGGTgagaagataaaaaatgatacaaCACAACAAGTGGATGCAATTGAAGACCAATCAAATTGTGTACTACTACACACATCagataatgaaaagaatatattgaTGAACAATAATCATTCAAATCGTGAAGATTATTCCAACGAGTGTGGTATAATAGCAGATAAGAAGTTTGGGTGGGGGAACAAACAAGATGATAATACAAAAACTACTCAGTTGTATCCTAATAGTGAAAAGGAGTTTAATGGAGAAGGAAGACTTACAAATTACGGAGCATTAGCGGGTAGAGAAGAACATATATCggaggaaaaattaaataaagaaaataaatgtcataatgatgaaaataagaGTAAAAATTTGATTAATGAATTCCCCTTCTGGTGTTTAGGAAAATATTTACCACTTGTGCTCATTTTAGAAACgttaaattttgaaaaagaaataaatgaaaatcaaagagtaaaaatgaaaaatttgaaaaatttagaTATATCTATTAAAAGAACAGAAATTCCAATAAACTGTGAGCTAGCCAAAAGACCAgctcatttatttataccaataaaaagtaaagaagCTATATCAGCATATATTGAATTGAAAAAACCATTTTGTGATTCATGGAATCCTTATGAAGACTTATCTGCtggaaaggaaaaatttgaaataccAGTGGAGAATGTTGTAGATGATGCATTACCACCTATGAATTTTacttatgtaaataaaaccatttttttttccagaCTTCCtccatataatttattaccaCTTTGTTCAGGATGTGCTCctcaaaattataataaaaaagaatttgatgaaatatatattaatggaTATTGCAAAGGGTTAAGACATAAAAGGACAAACAGAATCTATTGcgatggaaataaaaattatgatattaatGATTTTAACGTTTTAGCTGCATGTTCAGGTAATTGTTTATGTGACCCTTCAAAATGTACTAACGTTTTCCCTGAGGGGTTACATTACCCTGTTAAGGTAGTTAAAACAAGAGATATTGGATGGGATATTGTTtcttgttcatatattaaagCAAATTCGTTAATTATGCATTACGTTGGTGAAATAACAAcaagaaaagaaatgatTTCACGAGAACATGAATATGACAAAAAAGgttattttaattacttTATCGAAACTGCTGAAGTAGATGAAACATATCCAGATGATTGGAAAATTCCATGCATTGATGCTCTGTTTATTTCTAATGTTGCTCGCTTTTTAAACCATTCATGTGAGCCTAATGTAAATGTCATTACAATATGGAGAGGTGACAACTATCCATCAGTTGGCATTTTTGCTTCAAGAGATATAAAACCAGATGAACCCTTGAAATATCATTATGGAATTAactacaaaaatattaagtgtATGTGTCATTCGAAAAAGTGCAAGGGGTACATAGGATGA